In the genome of Paracoccus tegillarcae, one region contains:
- a CDS encoding pectate lyase family protein has translation MTLMRNLAAICALCWSSAQAQEIPAEHLAVATQPATVGWASVEGETTGGAAATAEQVHVVSSRAELVAALGGDNAGNATNDTPAIIFVSGTIDLTADDQGGARDMSAFADPEYDEAAYIATYDPEVYGRENEPEGPLEDARKRSQQAQALVSVIRVGANKTLIGQNDARIINGTLLLKEVSNVIIRNITFEDSYDFFPQWDATDGSEGNWNSEYDLISIETATHVWIDHCSFSDGARPDDHTPPVFGRVKQHHDGLVDIKTMADHISITNNRFFDHDKVHLIGSSDSRTENRGHLKITLTGNWYDNIGQRTPRVRFGQVHVFGNLFTPRADGPYAFSYALGAGIESHILSEANAFELPDAIAPAAILRSYKGDRAQDNGSIVNGEAVDLVAAHNAANPDTPLAPTVDWTPPYDYSPADPATIAEQIRADAGAGALLPR, from the coding sequence ATGACCTTGATGCGAAACCTTGCTGCCATCTGTGCGCTCTGCTGGTCCTCTGCTCAGGCGCAGGAGATTCCGGCCGAACATCTGGCCGTCGCAACGCAGCCGGCCACTGTCGGATGGGCCAGTGTCGAGGGTGAGACAACCGGCGGTGCGGCGGCGACCGCCGAGCAGGTCCATGTGGTCTCGTCGCGCGCTGAACTGGTCGCGGCACTGGGTGGCGACAACGCCGGCAACGCGACCAATGATACCCCTGCGATCATCTTTGTCAGCGGCACGATTGATCTGACCGCCGATGATCAGGGCGGCGCGCGGGACATGTCTGCATTTGCAGATCCCGAATATGACGAGGCTGCCTATATCGCCACCTACGACCCCGAGGTCTATGGCCGCGAAAACGAACCCGAAGGCCCGCTGGAGGACGCACGCAAACGTTCGCAGCAGGCGCAGGCACTGGTCAGCGTCATTCGGGTGGGTGCCAACAAGACGCTGATCGGTCAGAACGATGCCCGGATCATCAATGGCACCTTGCTGCTGAAAGAGGTCAGCAACGTCATCATCCGCAACATCACCTTCGAGGATTCCTACGATTTCTTTCCGCAATGGGACGCGACGGATGGCAGCGAGGGGAATTGGAATTCGGAATATGATCTGATTTCCATCGAGACGGCGACCCATGTCTGGATCGATCATTGCAGCTTTTCCGACGGCGCTCGGCCGGACGATCACACCCCGCCGGTCTTTGGTCGCGTCAAGCAGCACCATGACGGGTTGGTCGATATCAAGACCATGGCCGACCATATCAGCATCACCAACAATCGGTTTTTCGACCATGACAAGGTCCACCTGATCGGATCCTCCGATAGCCGGACCGAGAACCGTGGGCATCTGAAAATCACCCTGACCGGTAACTGGTACGACAATATCGGCCAGCGCACCCCGCGTGTGCGGTTTGGCCAGGTTCATGTCTTTGGCAATCTCTTCACGCCGCGCGCGGATGGTCCCTATGCGTTTTCCTATGCTTTGGGTGCCGGCATCGAATCCCACATCCTGTCCGAAGCCAATGCGTTCGAACTGCCCGATGCTATTGCGCCTGCCGCCATCCTGCGCAGCTACAAGGGCGACAGGGCGCAGGACAATGGCTCGATCGTGAACGGCGAGGCCGTCGATCTGGTGGCCGCGCATAATGCAGCCAACCCCGACACGCCGCTGGCACCGACGGTCGACTGGACGCCGCCCTATGACTATTCGCCCGCCGACCCTGCCACCATCGCAGAACAGATCCGCGCCGATGCCGGTGCCGGGGCGCTGTTGCCCCGGTAA
- a CDS encoding cupin domain-containing protein — protein MPNTHPVVPTDPGVTRQVLAESPDMMVVAFRFDTDAEGALHHHPHVQSTYVEAGRFTFILEGAEHDLGPGDSLVIPSDAAHGCVCRQAGTLIDTFTPRSDDFL, from the coding sequence ATGCCCAACACCCATCCCGTTGTCCCGACCGATCCCGGCGTTACCCGCCAGGTGCTGGCCGAAAGCCCGGACATGATGGTCGTCGCCTTCCGCTTTGACACCGACGCCGAGGGGGCCTTGCACCATCACCCTCACGTGCAATCGACCTATGTCGAGGCGGGGCGCTTTACCTTCATCCTTGAGGGTGCCGAGCATGATCTGGGGCCGGGCGACAGCCTTGTGATTCCCTCGGACGCAGCCCACGGTTGTGTGTGCCGCCAGGCGGGCACGCTGATCGACACCTTCACACCCCGCAGCGACGATTTTCTCTGA
- the kduI gene encoding 5-dehydro-4-deoxy-D-glucuronate isomerase, translated as MLKTQTRHAIDPATTKTLDTDQLRDHFHVGGLFSDGEIDLVYSHYDRLILGSAVPAGGSLVLDAVAETGTPSILDRREMGVLNIGDTGSVSVGGQDHTLENGEVLYIGMGSGPVTFGGNGRFYVLSAPAHQTYPTKLIKLSDARRVELGSRETANERVIIQFLHPEVCQSCQLLMGYTQFAEGSVWNTMPAHLHDRRMEAYLYFGLPQDQRVFHFMGEPSQTRHIVMANEEAVISPPWSIHSGAGTSSYTFCWAMAGDNVDFTDMDMVAMEDLR; from the coding sequence ATGCTCAAGACACAAACACGCCATGCCATCGACCCCGCAACCACCAAGACGCTGGATACCGATCAGCTGCGCGATCATTTCCATGTCGGCGGGCTGTTCAGCGATGGCGAGATCGATCTGGTCTACAGTCACTATGACCGCCTGATCCTTGGTTCTGCCGTGCCCGCTGGCGGGTCGCTGGTGCTGGATGCCGTCGCAGAAACCGGGACGCCCTCCATTCTTGACCGGCGCGAAATGGGTGTGCTGAACATCGGCGATACTGGCAGCGTCAGCGTTGGCGGGCAGGACCATACGCTGGAAAACGGCGAAGTGCTGTATATCGGCATGGGCTCTGGTCCCGTGACCTTTGGCGGCAATGGCCGCTTTTACGTCCTGTCCGCGCCGGCACATCAGACCTATCCGACCAAACTGATCAAGCTGTCTGACGCCCGCCGTGTCGAGTTGGGCTCGCGCGAGACGGCGAATGAACGCGTGATCATCCAGTTCCTGCATCCCGAGGTCTGCCAAAGCTGTCAGTTGCTGATGGGCTATACGCAATTTGCAGAAGGCTCGGTCTGGAACACCATGCCCGCCCACCTGCATGACCGCCGGATGGAGGCCTATCTGTATTTCGGCCTGCCGCAGGATCAGCGCGTCTTTCACTTCATGGGTGAGCCGTCGCAGACCCGCCATATCGTCATGGCCAATGAAGAGGCCGTGATCTCTCCGCCCTGGTCGATCCATTCGGGCGCGGGCACCTCGTCTTACACGTTCTGCTGGGCGATGGCGGGCGACAATGTCGATTTCACCGACATGGACATGGTCGCGATGGAGGATCTGCGCTGA
- the kduD gene encoding 2-dehydro-3-deoxy-D-gluconate 5-dehydrogenase KduD: MAGPFSLEGRHALVTGANTGIGQAIAVGLAEAGAKVICAGRRASDETVDLISQAGGTGSSVLVDFADPMAGNSLFDGQQIDILVNNAGIIRRDDAVDFSEADWDDVIDVNLKALFFTTQAFAKPVLARGGHASVVNIASLLSFQGGIRVPSYTASKHGVAGLTKLMANEWAAKGINVNAVAPGYIATNNTEALRGDPARNQAILDRIPAGRWGEASDIAGAAVYLCTPAARYVHGAILNVDGGWLAR, encoded by the coding sequence ATGGCGGGCCCGTTTTCCCTTGAAGGTCGCCATGCGCTGGTCACGGGTGCGAATACCGGGATCGGTCAGGCCATTGCCGTGGGGCTGGCCGAGGCCGGGGCGAAGGTCATCTGCGCCGGTCGCCGGGCCAGCGACGAGACGGTCGATCTGATCTCCCAGGCAGGTGGCACCGGATCGTCGGTGCTGGTGGATTTTGCCGATCCGATGGCGGGCAATTCGCTGTTTGACGGGCAACAGATCGACATTCTGGTCAACAATGCCGGCATCATCCGTCGCGACGATGCCGTCGATTTCTCAGAGGCCGATTGGGACGATGTGATCGACGTCAACCTCAAGGCGCTGTTCTTTACCACGCAGGCCTTTGCCAAGCCGGTTCTGGCGCGGGGCGGTCATGCGTCGGTGGTGAATATTGCGTCGCTTCTGTCGTTTCAGGGCGGCATCCGGGTGCCGTCCTACACGGCCTCGAAACACGGGGTCGCCGGTCTGACCAAGCTGATGGCGAATGAATGGGCGGCCAAGGGCATCAACGTGAATGCCGTCGCGCCCGGCTATATCGCCACCAACAACACCGAGGCTCTGCGGGGTGATCCCGCGCGCAATCAGGCAATCCTTGATCGCATCCCCGCCGGTCGCTGGGGCGAGGCCTCTGACATCGCCGGGGCGGCGGTTTATCTGTGCACGCCGGCGGCGCGCTATGTCCACGGTGCAATCTTGAACGTTGATGGAGGCTGGCTTGCCCGCTGA
- a CDS encoding mannitol dehydrogenase family protein — protein sequence MEAGLPAERLTHSGAPRPGTGIVHLGLGAFFRAFGCVYIADAMASGGGDWGIVGVSLRSPDTRNALSPQGWAYNSVTLGPDGEKARVIEVLNDVLVAPKNPEAVLSAMADPGVKIVTLTVTEKGYCHNPATGRLNADHPDIRHDLEDALPVSAVGYLVRALQRRRDAGLAPFTVLTCDNLPENGKLVRGLVLDFARLLDPSLASWIEAETRFPSTMVDRITPATTDADIARVEELTGRHDAAPVMHEPFAQWAVEDDFVGGERPDLAAAGAEMVSDVTAHEHMKLRMLNGTHSSLAYTGYLAGHETIAATVADPVYADFVRQLWSEIIPTVEAPSGVSLDAYADALFDRYANPAVRHRTWQIAMDGSQKLPQRLLGTLRENLDAGRASPALYLAVAAWMRYVGGIDEAGGAIEVKDPLAAHLRELSDAADTPADTVAALLAVDDIFPPELAARLQQPVTQAAELLWAKGARKAVQETTA from the coding sequence ATGGAGGCTGGCTTGCCCGCTGAAAGACTGACCCATTCGGGCGCCCCGCGCCCCGGCACCGGCATCGTCCATCTGGGACTGGGTGCGTTCTTTCGCGCCTTTGGCTGCGTCTACATCGCCGATGCGATGGCATCTGGTGGCGGCGACTGGGGTATTGTGGGCGTATCGCTGCGCAGCCCTGACACGCGCAACGCGCTGTCGCCGCAGGGCTGGGCCTATAATTCCGTCACGCTTGGTCCGGATGGCGAGAAGGCTCGGGTGATCGAGGTGCTGAACGATGTGCTCGTTGCACCGAAAAACCCCGAGGCGGTTCTGTCCGCCATGGCTGACCCGGGCGTAAAGATCGTCACGCTGACGGTCACGGAAAAGGGCTATTGCCACAATCCGGCCACCGGCAGGCTGAATGCCGATCACCCCGATATCCGTCACGATCTGGAAGATGCCCTGCCGGTTTCGGCCGTCGGCTATCTGGTTCGCGCGTTGCAGCGCCGCCGTGACGCGGGTCTGGCGCCTTTCACCGTGCTGACCTGTGACAACCTGCCGGAAAACGGCAAACTGGTGCGCGGGCTGGTGCTGGATTTCGCCCGGCTGCTGGACCCATCGCTTGCCAGCTGGATAGAGGCAGAGACGCGGTTTCCATCGACCATGGTCGACCGGATCACACCGGCCACCACCGATGCCGATATCGCGCGCGTCGAAGAACTGACCGGCAGGCATGACGCCGCGCCGGTGATGCATGAACCCTTTGCGCAATGGGCGGTCGAGGATGATTTCGTCGGCGGTGAGCGACCCGATCTGGCCGCCGCGGGCGCCGAAATGGTCAGCGATGTCACCGCGCATGAGCACATGAAGCTGCGGATGCTGAACGGCACCCATTCCTCGCTGGCCTATACCGGCTATCTGGCGGGGCATGAAACCATCGCGGCGACTGTCGCCGATCCGGTTTACGCCGATTTTGTCCGGCAGTTGTGGTCCGAGATCATCCCGACCGTCGAGGCTCCCTCGGGCGTCAGTCTGGACGCCTATGCCGACGCGCTGTTTGATCGCTACGCCAACCCGGCGGTTCGTCACCGGACCTGGCAGATCGCGATGGACGGCAGCCAGAAGCTGCCTCAGCGCCTGTTGGGGACACTGCGCGAGAACCTGGATGCCGGGCGCGCTTCGCCCGCGCTTTACCTCGCCGTTGCGGCCTGGATGCGCTATGTCGGCGGCATCGACGAGGCGGGCGGCGCGATCGAGGTCAAGGACCCGCTGGCAGCGCACTTGCGCGAATTGTCCGATGCAGCCGATACACCTGCTGACACAGTTGCCGCCCTGCTGGCCGTCGACGACATCTTTCCACCCGAACTGGCCGCACGTCTGCAACAGCCTGTGACACAGGCGGCTGAACTGCTGTGGGCCAAAGGTGCGCGCAAAGCCGTGCAAGAGACGACTGCATGA
- a CDS encoding alpha-galactosidase, producing MSKRAVTIAYIGGGSLNWAFRLMADLAHDTTLAAHVRLYDIDHAAAERNARIGARFAEVSKGQPATYQAVPDIAQALAGADVVVVSILPGQFDDMAQDVDIPARFGILQSVGDTVGPGGFFRALRSIPMIAQIARDIRDHAPEAWVCNLTNPMSVLTGAMYSAFPEIKLWGECHEVTKLRHQVAWIANNEAGGPQVSHRDVIVNVLGINHFTFVDAIGLKGRDMLPAYQEFVNQHGNSGWSSREPDPEDDHDTYFMDRSRVKFDLYRRIGIPAAAGDRHLAEFMPQGDYLDTHADWGFALTPVAYRMRDRDSKRERAAALAAGQGTPQAERSDEALVDQIKGLLGLGHFVSNVNLPNRGQIDGLPHGTIVETNALFSSLGVTPLVAGRLPDALQTITADHAARQTALTQAVMTASWGDLFDLFRSDPLVVPLSDACAKDLFVEMVQATAHHLPEELQREAA from the coding sequence ATGAGCAAGAGAGCTGTGACCATCGCCTATATCGGTGGCGGTTCGCTGAACTGGGCCTTTCGGCTGATGGCCGATCTGGCGCATGATACGACGCTTGCGGCGCATGTGCGGCTGTACGATATCGACCACGCCGCGGCAGAACGGAACGCCCGGATCGGCGCCCGCTTTGCCGAGGTGTCCAAGGGTCAGCCTGCGACCTATCAGGCGGTGCCCGATATCGCGCAGGCGCTTGCCGGGGCCGATGTCGTGGTCGTCTCGATCCTGCCGGGGCAGTTCGACGATATGGCGCAGGATGTGGATATCCCCGCGCGATTTGGCATCCTGCAATCGGTTGGCGACACGGTCGGGCCGGGCGGGTTCTTCAGGGCGCTGCGCTCGATTCCGATGATTGCGCAGATTGCGCGCGATATCCGCGATCACGCGCCAGAGGCCTGGGTCTGCAACCTGACCAACCCGATGAGCGTGCTGACCGGCGCCATGTACAGCGCCTTTCCCGAGATCAAGCTGTGGGGCGAATGTCACGAAGTGACCAAGCTGCGCCATCAGGTCGCCTGGATCGCCAACAACGAGGCGGGTGGGCCGCAGGTCAGCCATCGCGATGTCATCGTCAACGTGCTGGGGATCAACCATTTCACTTTTGTCGACGCCATCGGGCTGAAAGGCCGCGACATGCTGCCCGCCTATCAGGAATTTGTGAACCAGCACGGCAATAGCGGCTGGTCGTCGCGCGAGCCCGACCCCGAGGACGATCACGACACCTACTTCATGGATCGCAGTCGGGTGAAGTTCGATCTTTATCGCCGCATCGGCATACCGGCGGCGGCGGGTGACCGGCATCTGGCCGAGTTCATGCCGCAAGGCGACTATCTGGATACTCATGCCGATTGGGGCTTTGCGCTGACGCCGGTTGCCTACCGGATGCGCGATCGCGACAGCAAACGCGAACGCGCCGCCGCGCTGGCCGCAGGGCAGGGCACGCCGCAGGCAGAACGCTCGGACGAGGCGCTGGTGGATCAGATCAAGGGTCTGCTGGGGCTGGGGCATTTCGTCAGCAATGTGAACCTGCCGAACCGGGGCCAGATCGACGGATTGCCGCATGGCACCATCGTGGAAACCAACGCGCTGTTTTCCTCGCTTGGGGTGACACCGCTGGTCGCCGGGCGGCTGCCCGATGCGTTGCAGACGATCACCGCCGATCACGCCGCGCGCCAGACTGCGCTGACGCAGGCCGTCATGACCGCAAGCTGGGGCGATCTGTTCGATCTGTTCCGATCCGATCCGCTGGTCGTGCCGCTGAGTGATGCGTGCGCGAAAGATCTGTTTGTCGAGATGGTGCAGGCCACGGCCCACCATCTTCCTGAGGAATTGCAGAGGGAGGCCGCATAA
- a CDS encoding carbohydrate ABC transporter permease: MGGDSRFLGIAYVSPYIIGLLVFTAFPFLASLYLSFTDYDLLSAPKWVGLDNYERLFTRDRTFDKSLWVTLLYVFMTVPLKLAFALLVAVVLNYKLKAIGFFRTAYYVPSILGGSIAIAVLWRYIFAEAGLVNMALTGLGMDPINWFGDPQNAMFTLVLLRCWQFGSAMVIFLAALQSVDKSLYEAASIDGANKWHVFRYITVPLITPVIFFNLIMQTVQAFQEFNGPYIITNGGPLKSTYLLPLYIYDKAFKSFDMGYASAIAWILFVIIMVLTVLAFWSSKKWVYYAGDKRS; encoded by the coding sequence ATGGGTGGTGACAGCCGCTTTCTGGGGATCGCTTACGTATCCCCATACATCATTGGACTACTCGTCTTTACTGCATTCCCGTTTCTGGCATCGCTTTATTTGTCATTCACGGATTACGATCTGCTCTCCGCCCCGAAATGGGTCGGTTTGGACAATTACGAACGCCTTTTCACGCGCGACCGCACTTTCGACAAATCGCTTTGGGTGACGTTGCTTTACGTTTTCATGACGGTGCCTCTCAAGCTGGCCTTCGCGCTGCTGGTCGCGGTCGTGCTGAACTACAAGCTCAAGGCAATCGGCTTCTTTCGCACGGCCTATTACGTGCCCTCGATCCTCGGCGGCTCTATCGCGATCGCGGTTCTGTGGCGCTATATCTTTGCCGAGGCGGGGCTGGTGAACATGGCCCTGACCGGGTTGGGCATGGATCCGATCAACTGGTTCGGTGATCCGCAGAATGCGATGTTCACGCTGGTTCTGCTGCGCTGCTGGCAGTTCGGTTCGGCCATGGTGATCTTTCTGGCCGCCCTGCAATCGGTGGACAAGTCGCTTTATGAGGCGGCGTCGATCGACGGCGCGAACAAGTGGCATGTGTTTCGCTATATTACCGTGCCGCTGATCACGCCGGTCATCTTCTTCAACCTGATCATGCAGACGGTCCAGGCGTTTCAGGAATTCAACGGACCCTACATCATCACCAATGGCGGGCCGCTGAAATCAACCTATCTGCTGCCGCTTTATATCTACGACAAGGCCTTCAAGAGCTTCGACATGGGTTACGCCAGCGCCATCGCCTGGATCCTGTTCGTCATCATCATGGTGCTGACGGTGCTCGCGTTCTGGTCTTCGAAAAAGTGGGTCTATTACGCCGGCGACAAGAGGAGCTGA